From Alienimonas californiensis, a single genomic window includes:
- a CDS encoding phytanoyl-CoA dioxygenase family protein, which produces MQSAAPVTFDAIPDVSGENRDLRFRPGDPTTATALSPEQVAAFNDRGHVAPLPAFEPAEADRIRAYFDGLLAQALAAGKDSYSLSTAHLSHGGVYDLLTHPTLVAYAADLLGEHVVGWGSHFFCKMPGDGTAVGWHQDASFWPLSPSHAVTVWLAIDDADEGNGCMRFLAGSHHSGHLTYRESTPEDHSALNQVVPNAEQYGTEVLDELRAGTCSVHSDLLLHGSEANPGPRRRCGLTLRYCSAGVRAGQGWNAKGVVVRGEDPSGHWANPPRPAGPGWG; this is translated from the coding sequence ATGCAATCCGCCGCCCCCGTCACATTCGACGCCATCCCGGACGTCTCCGGCGAGAATCGCGATCTCCGCTTCCGCCCGGGCGACCCGACGACCGCCACGGCGCTGTCGCCGGAGCAGGTGGCGGCGTTCAACGACCGCGGCCACGTCGCCCCGCTGCCGGCGTTCGAACCGGCGGAGGCGGATCGGATCCGGGCCTACTTCGACGGCCTGCTCGCCCAGGCGTTGGCCGCGGGAAAGGACAGCTATTCGCTCTCCACGGCCCACCTTTCTCACGGCGGCGTCTACGACCTGCTGACGCACCCCACGCTGGTCGCCTACGCGGCGGACCTGCTTGGAGAGCACGTCGTGGGCTGGGGTTCGCACTTCTTCTGCAAGATGCCGGGCGACGGCACGGCGGTCGGCTGGCACCAGGACGCCAGCTTCTGGCCGCTCTCCCCCAGTCATGCGGTCACCGTCTGGCTGGCGATCGACGACGCGGACGAGGGCAACGGCTGCATGCGGTTCCTCGCCGGCTCGCATCACAGCGGGCACCTCACCTACCGGGAAAGCACCCCGGAGGATCACTCCGCCCTCAATCAGGTCGTCCCTAATGCGGAGCAGTACGGCACGGAGGTTCTGGACGAACTGCGAGCCGGCACGTGCAGCGTGCACAGCGATCTGCTGCTGCACGGCAGCGAGGCGAACCCCGGTCCCCGCCGCCGCTGCGGACTGACGCTGCGGTACTGCTCCGCCGGCGTGCGGGCCGGACAGGGCTGGAACGCCAAGGGCGTGGTGGTGCGAGGCGAAGACCCCTCCGGCCACTGGGCGAATCCGCCGCGGCCGGCGGGGCCCGGGTGGGGGTGA